Proteins encoded together in one Chryseobacterium sp. G0201 window:
- a CDS encoding cold-shock protein, with amino-acid sequence MQQGTVKFFNDAKGFGFITPSNGGPDVFVHTSGLVNDIRENDVVTFDVQNGAKGVNAINVKIA; translated from the coding sequence ATGCAACAAGGAACAGTAAAATTCTTTAACGATGCCAAAGGATTTGGTTTTATTACACCTTCAAATGGAGGTCCAGATGTTTTCGTACATACTTCAGGTTTAGTAAATGACATTCGTGAAAACGATGTTGTAACATTTGACGTACAAAACGGAGCAAAAGGCGTTAACGCAATTAACGTAAAAATAGCTTAA
- a CDS encoding cold-shock protein, with amino-acid sequence MQQGTVKFFNDAKGFGFITPSNGGPDVFVHTSGLVNDIRENDVVTFDVQNGAKGVNAINVKIA; translated from the coding sequence ATGCAACAAGGAACAGTAAAATTCTTTAACGATGCCAAAGGATTTGGTTTTATTACACCTTCAAATGGAGGGCCAGATGTTTTCGTACATACTTCAGGTTTAGTAAATGATATTCGTGAAAACGATGTCGTAACATTTGATGTACAAAACGGAGCAAAAGGCGTTAACGCAATTAACGTAAAAATAGCTTAA